The Bradysia coprophila strain Holo2 chromosome X, BU_Bcop_v1, whole genome shotgun sequence genomic interval TCCGATCTCCTAGAAATGAAAACGTTCGATACAGAATTGGTCGGGGATTCAAATATCTGAACATTACCCAGTCTCCGAAGCCAACTTGGGCATGATTTCCTTcaatttggtttttaattCCCTGAGAATCGGAAGACAGGTTAGGAGTCTCTTCGgtcgttttattttcaaaaattcacacTCACAAAGTTCTCAAGTCCAGTTTGAAGTGAATTGCCTgcgattttgttgttgaaattctTTAAACAGACACGTCATATCAAAGCCTTTAATTGCTTCCGATTAAATCATCTGCACTTACCACATTAACCTTTCCATATTGAAGTGAATTTCCTCCAATTTCGCTTCCACTTTGCTATAAACGGACAGTGGCAACTTAAATGTATCATAATTGTTTGTCTTGTCCTTACCACGTTTGCAGCTCCTTCTTGTAAAGATGTACCAGAGATTTTGTTTTCCAGACCCTGAAAGCAGTATCCGTTATGTGTGCtggatttttaattaatttatttttaacttacTAGATTTGCGACTCCGACTTGAGTAAATTCTTTTGCGTTATTTCTAGAGGCCTGTAGTGAGAAGTTCATTGTGATATCTTAGACAGCATTGTTATTACTTGCTTCGTATAACTTACGATATTTGCTACACCTAATTGATTTGATGCTCCTGCAACGGAATTTCCAGTAGCCTATGTAAACAGAAACATATCAATTTACAGAATCCAATATTTTGCTGATGTAACGTACAATATTTGCCACTGCTGTTTCGAAGAAAGGTCCGTTAATATTATTGTTATCAGCCTGAAATGCATCGTCGCGTAGTCGGTTAgaatatttaataattttggtAGAACATTTCCGTTACTTACAAAATTTGCTACTCCAACTTGAGATACGGGGCCTTCAATATGTGGATTTCTATTGAGCTAAAAGAGAAACATTGATTTGGACGTTATTCATTTACAGTACTATCTAAATCTGTTGTCCTTACGAAATTTGCTACTCCTAATTGGAACGCCTTTCCAAAGATATAGTTGCGAATATTCTGAAAATGCAAACGTTTGTTGTCAGATTCATATTGCTGGACTAATAATTATATCGCTCTTACGGAATTTAGTGCTCCGATTTGGTTTGCATTTCCgtaaataaagttttctctaAACTAGGAAAAAAAAGTCGTACATCAGACTATGCGCTAGTGTTTGTTTCAATTATAAGTTCTTACTCTAGTTAATGCTGCTAGCTGATTGGCGTTTCCGGCGATAATATTTTGATCGGCCTGAGGATagacatttttgtaaataaacgaAAGTCATTTCTAGAATTATCGTCGAACAGTGCCTATCAAGCCTTCCTTGGCTCCCCCATTGTCGACATTTAGAAACAACCCCTTCACTCATCCAAAATcttatttaattgaaaatattttgatttcgaGAAGGCCTGTACATACCTAGGTATGACCTTTTCAActttaaaatgaagaaatgaatgtctcttggttttttttttacacgacAAAGCAGGTTATATACATATCAACATATGAGGGAAACAATCGAGGCCTTTTATTGTATACTTACGCTGTTTGAAACAACGGCGACCTGATCCAAATCTCCATTTATGCCATACTGAGAAATCTgttaaaatttggtttttcttcaattctagAAGCAGCTTCACAAAAACTTATCCTTCGACTCAAAACATAATTCGATACTTACTTGGTTTGAAAGTAAACCAGGAGCTGCCGAAATTCcctgaaaaattgaattttgaaagttCAGAAATTCGGTTATGATTAATAAATCTAACTATAAACACTGTCTATACACACTATCAATGCAGCTCTGGAAAATGGCCATCGCACTGTTTCGAAATACTTATTTTTACTAAATTAatcttaaattaattttgagttaGACAATCGTAGATCACTGCTCCAATGAATATAGGAGATACGTAATTGCgtattttcccaaattttcttgaattttcccatTGACTCCCtaattttcctgaattttctttaaaaaaaaatttaaagaaaatttggaaaaatgcaagagaatttaggaaaatattaaaaaatgtttttcaaaaaatagtcACTGCTTTTATATCAAATAAAGGGAGTGAGATTAACACGGAAGTAACtcttcaatatttaaaaatgtaattttgactcgaattttgattggaaatccAGTATATAGTTTATGGGTTAGCCGAGGTACCAAACACCAAAAAGACCagcaatataaaaaaaatcgaaacaattcGTGAATTCAGCACGAAAGTTTTTGATTCAATACTCActtgcaaaaagaaaatcgagcACACTataaaaatcttcatttttaGTGAATAAGGTGTCTCTAAATATATCGACTAAAGTCTTTCGCAAAAATTATCTTCCTTTTATACttgaattttcacatttgaattttgttcatAGCACAAATTGTGTTAATTGGATAttgtttaataaatttcaatgtaGCACAAAAACTGCGATCAAATTATAGAGTTCGAACATGTCGAAATATGTTACAGGGACAGTGTGTTCTGCgtcatataaattttgtttaaaaaagaaaatattacagAGACATTTCGTATTAAAATTGAACTAATGTTAATGTTCTTTCAAAGTAATTAATTaccgaaaaaatgtaaatttatatcCGTGGAATTATACGAGGCGACACTTTCAATCCACATCGACGCAACGTACTTAATTATAGTGATGTTTCACTCATGTTGGATA includes:
- the LOC119085778 gene encoding circumsporozoite protein-like; translation: MKIFIVCSIFFLQGISAAPGLLSNQISQYGINGDLDQVAVVSNSADQNIIAGNANQLAALTRFRENFIYGNANQIGALNSNIRNYIFGKAFQLGVANFLNRNPHIEGPVSQVGVANFADNNNINGPFFETAVANIATGNSVAGASNQLGVANIASRNNAKEFTQVGVANLGLENKISGTSLQEGAANVQSGSEIGGNSLQYGKVNVNFNNKIAGNSLQTGLENFGIKNQIEGNHAQVGFGDWEIGSTIGGNSDQYGVGILAWGNTVGGNANQVGVGTLQGKSNIKGKLEQVGAVNLNFINEIKGNNQMTGVANIGSGNNIGGDDTAVGAANVILNNNIKGNQKLTGAINVASGNNVGGQQDSNGLVNLGINNESGGGQNMNGLLNIGSGNSAGGKKTMNGLVNIGSKDTEMSGLLNVPLTKK